In a genomic window of Chrysemys picta bellii isolate R12L10 chromosome 1, ASM1138683v2, whole genome shotgun sequence:
- the ICOSLG gene encoding ICOS ligand — protein sequence MELRSSGLWLLFLCALGCVTAEEDKKVISTIGSTAELSCIYTPEKKFILNKLRVFWQIADGSKPCSVVHTFNSGHENQSEQCADFRNRTRLFQDKLENGIFSLLLLNVSLRDEHTYRCIVQKKDVVFRVIHNADVALKVAANNSLPVLSGPIRIHPNIGEEVTLSCNYSQGYPKPNIYWINRTDNSSLHPSSLQIIQDNDGTYSVFSTLKIEANSDIKIGCIIENELLQQNLTILYSENVTNSNSTRSNLLDLNEPGAQAGGVLAIAIVLAGLAVLTCWLWKRKFRHRRSYADVQQNEDGAQQNTHV from the exons ttcTGGACTTTGGTTACTGTTTCTTTGTGCTCTGGGATGCG TTACTGCAGAGGAAGATAAGAAAGTTATCAGCACAATAGGCAGCACTGCTGAACTGAGTTGCATTTATACTCCAgagaaaaaattcattttaaataagcTACGGGTCTTTTGGCAAATAGCAGATGGTTCAAAACCATGTTCAGTGGTACACACCTTTAATTCTGGTCATGAGAACCAAAGCGAGCAGTGTGCAGACTTCAGAAACAGGACTCGATTATTTCAGGATAAGCTGGAAAATGGCattttttctctgctgctgctaaaCGTCAGCCTAAGAGATGAACACACATACCGGTGCATAGTACAGAAAAAGGACGTGGTTTTCAGGGTTATTCACAATGCAGATGTGGCCCTCAAGGTAGCAG cCAATAACAGCCTGCCAGTACTAAGTGGACCTATAAGAATCCACCCAAATATTGGAGAAGAGGTGACATTAAGTTGCAACTATAGCCAAGGATACCCAAAGCCAAACATTTACTGGATAAATAGAACAGACAACAGCTCCCTCCATCCATCATCATTACAGATCATCCAAGACAATGATGGCACATACAGTGTTTTCAGCACACTGAAGATTGAAGCGAATTCTGATATAAAAATAGGATGCATCATAGAAAATGAACTACTACAGCAAAATCTAACTATCCTCT ACTCGGAAAACGTCACAAACTCTAACTCGACCAGAAGCAATCTGTTAGATCTAAATGAACCAGGAGCTCAGGCTGGAGGTGTCCTTGCCATTGCCATTGTGTTAGCTGGTCTAGCTGTTTTAACCTGCTGGCTGTGGAAAAGGAAATTCCGTCACCGGAGATCATATGCCG ATGTTCAACAAAATGAAGATGGAGCACAGCAGAATA CACACGTTTAA